The following coding sequences lie in one Brevibacterium marinum genomic window:
- a CDS encoding FtsX-like permease family protein — MNILPVVLSRKSLTSTTSKLVAIAFFACSTLFLTVAGGAWAFNDRPEVSGYAEVADLYRMLATLATVFLVVPAISLGVASAKLSARRQDERLSTLSLLGAKPGTVRLLAVAEPFIPAAVGILAGILGYFLLAYPLSFLSFTGESLGYSALMMPVWLLAAVVVGLLFVCLFSALIGLRRITISPLGVRTRSLARKFPIARIITVVVLAAGMIGALVFSLNRNLPTMTYVVASIVTIGIALLLINVVGVLVMRIHGWFSNQLARRPTGMIASAMIADAPAQYWRRVAGLAMITFIAVVGGAGTAMMRTGQGDLTAEEKAIMGPYQYMSDDIFTGLILTLAIAFVFIVVSATINQAADILDRAATYRELHSAGMTQKMMHRVTVNAVMSPILLVTLVSLVLGGMLAALMASASDLGDPVTIAVVASVLVGGVAMVWVGLQFTRPLVRSVTAVTAAA; from the coding sequence ATGAATATCCTTCCCGTCGTACTGTCCAGGAAATCACTCACTTCGACGACCTCGAAGCTCGTCGCCATCGCCTTCTTCGCCTGCTCGACCCTTTTCCTCACCGTCGCCGGCGGTGCCTGGGCGTTCAACGACCGTCCCGAGGTCTCCGGATACGCCGAGGTGGCCGACCTCTATCGCATGCTCGCGACCTTGGCCACCGTCTTCCTCGTCGTTCCCGCAATCAGCTTGGGGGTCGCCTCGGCGAAGCTGAGCGCGCGTCGACAGGACGAACGTCTGTCCACACTCTCCCTGCTGGGAGCGAAGCCGGGCACCGTTCGGCTCCTGGCGGTCGCCGAGCCCTTCATTCCTGCGGCCGTCGGCATCCTCGCAGGAATTCTCGGATACTTTCTGCTCGCCTACCCGCTCAGCTTTCTCTCCTTCACTGGTGAGTCACTCGGTTACTCCGCGCTGATGATGCCGGTGTGGCTGCTCGCCGCAGTCGTCGTCGGGCTGCTCTTCGTCTGCCTCTTCTCGGCTCTGATCGGCCTGCGCAGGATCACGATCTCACCCCTGGGCGTGCGCACGAGGTCACTGGCCAGGAAGTTCCCGATCGCCCGCATCATCACGGTGGTCGTGCTCGCGGCAGGAATGATCGGGGCGCTTGTCTTCTCCCTCAACCGGAACCTGCCGACGATGACCTATGTCGTCGCCAGCATCGTCACCATCGGCATCGCGCTGCTGCTCATCAACGTCGTCGGCGTTCTCGTCATGCGCATCCACGGATGGTTCAGCAACCAGCTCGCCCGCAGGCCCACAGGGATGATCGCATCCGCGATGATCGCCGATGCTCCCGCGCAGTACTGGCGGCGAGTGGCGGGGCTGGCGATGATCACCTTCATCGCTGTCGTCGGCGGAGCCGGCACGGCGATGATGCGCACAGGCCAGGGAGATCTCACCGCCGAAGAGAAGGCCATCATGGGCCCGTACCAGTACATGTCCGATGACATCTTCACCGGACTCATCCTCACCCTGGCGATCGCATTCGTCTTCATCGTCGTCTCCGCGACCATCAACCAAGCCGCCGACATCCTCGATCGAGCAGCGACGTACCGGGAACTGCATTCGGCCGGAATGACGCAGAAGATGATGCACCGCGTCACCGTCAATGCCGTCATGTCGCCCATCCTGCTCGTCACCCTCGTGTCTCTGGTGCTGGGCGGAATGCTCGCGGCCCTCATGGCTTCGGCGAGCGACCTCGGCGATCCTGTGACCATCGCGGTCGTCGCCTCGGTGCTTGTCGGCGGGGTTGCCATGGTGTGGGTGGGACTGCAGTTCACCCGTCCGCTGGTCCGCAGCGTCACCGCAGTGACCGCCGCGGCATGA
- a CDS encoding aminomethyl transferase family protein, which produces MTESLAEAIQRAGGAISLLRNAQAKPTIFPVQPEFSNWRTEQRSWRKSVALLDQSHHMSDLFIKGPDALKLLSDVAVNSFEKFTPNKAKQFIAVNHEGYLIGDAILFYLEEQSFDLVGWHMVLDWLQYHGETGDYDVTFERDASSAVRKGDPIQYRYEVQGPRALELMERVTGGEVPQTRFFGMTDFVIDGLQVRSLRHGMAGQPGFELFGPWVEGERVRSALIKAGEGLDLVLVGSKAYSSSNLESAWVPSPFPAIFSGEGTEEYRNWLPADRAGSLAGSFDSDRVEDFYLTPYDLGYGRSVKFDHEFIGKKALQRLAENPPRQKVTLLWDPSDVAAAIQTQFESGVPAKYIDFPKSRYGQYQVDRVLVDGREIGISHDPGYITNEQAFVSLASVDNEYAKPGTEVTIVWGEDPVSAKAAVEEHRQVSIRATVEPAPYSAFARENYRKN; this is translated from the coding sequence GTGACCGAATCACTTGCAGAAGCAATCCAGCGCGCAGGCGGAGCAATTTCGCTGCTGCGCAATGCACAGGCAAAACCCACCATCTTCCCTGTGCAGCCCGAGTTCAGTAACTGGCGAACCGAGCAGAGGTCGTGGCGGAAGTCCGTTGCGCTGCTCGACCAGTCGCACCATATGTCCGATCTCTTTATCAAAGGTCCTGACGCGCTGAAGCTGCTCTCCGATGTCGCCGTGAACAGCTTTGAGAAATTCACTCCCAACAAAGCTAAACAGTTCATTGCGGTCAATCACGAGGGCTACCTCATCGGGGATGCCATTCTCTTCTACCTTGAAGAGCAGTCATTCGATCTCGTCGGCTGGCACATGGTTCTGGACTGGCTCCAATACCACGGCGAAACGGGCGACTACGATGTCACTTTCGAGCGTGACGCCAGCTCGGCCGTGCGCAAGGGTGACCCGATCCAGTACCGCTACGAGGTGCAGGGGCCACGGGCACTCGAACTCATGGAAAGAGTGACCGGCGGCGAGGTGCCGCAGACTCGCTTCTTCGGAATGACTGACTTCGTCATCGACGGACTGCAGGTCCGCTCGTTGCGTCATGGCATGGCCGGGCAGCCAGGCTTCGAGCTTTTCGGTCCTTGGGTCGAGGGCGAGCGCGTCCGGTCGGCACTGATCAAGGCCGGCGAAGGTCTCGACCTCGTGCTCGTCGGCTCGAAGGCATACTCGTCATCGAACCTGGAGTCGGCGTGGGTCCCCTCACCCTTCCCTGCGATCTTCAGCGGAGAAGGCACCGAAGAATACCGAAACTGGCTGCCGGCCGATCGTGCAGGCTCCCTCGCCGGAAGCTTCGACTCCGACCGGGTTGAGGACTTCTACCTCACGCCATACGATCTGGGATACGGTCGAAGCGTGAAATTCGATCACGAATTCATCGGCAAGAAGGCACTTCAGCGCCTCGCTGAGAATCCGCCTCGGCAGAAAGTCACCCTGCTGTGGGACCCTTCCGATGTCGCGGCCGCCATCCAGACTCAGTTCGAGTCGGGCGTTCCCGCGAAGTACATCGATTTTCCGAAGTCTCGCTACGGGCAATACCAAGTCGATCGGGTGCTCGTCGATGGCAGAGAAATCGGAATCTCACATGACCCTGGCTACATCACCAATGAACAGGCGTTCGTTTCGTTGGCAAGCGTCGACAACGAATACGCGAAGCCCGGAACCGAAGTGACGATCGTGTGGGGCGAAGACCCGGTCTCTGCGAAGGCGGCGGTGGAAGAACATCGGCAGGTGAGCATCCGCGCGACAGTGGAACCCGCCCCATATTCGGCCTTCGCTCGCGAAAACTACCGCAAGAACTGA
- a CDS encoding transposase, whose protein sequence is MHAQADAETANGAITRVANELRMSKETLRVWVRKHKDSGKATPTESVDLKVENSRLRAEVAESKRASEMGYLRCLGKTGKSFARLHCLHYYRCESEIRTAWRQVMPGARLNHCHLRMAPSTLNVHQAFLVMRMNDLAKTLSTPLANNGLAHSVEKSDLAHQPSTFT, encoded by the coding sequence ATCCATGCCCAAGCCGATGCTGAGACCGCGAATGGGGCAATCACCCGCGTCGCGAACGAGCTCAGAATGAGCAAGGAAACTTTGCGCGTGTGGGTGCGCAAGCACAAGGACTCGGGCAAAGCCACGCCGACCGAATCGGTTGATCTTAAGGTCGAGAACAGCCGACTGCGCGCCGAGGTGGCCGAGTCCAAGCGGGCGAGCGAGATGGGCTACTTGCGTTGCTTGGGCAAGACAGGGAAGTCCTTTGCGCGGCTTCATTGTCTCCATTATTACCGGTGCGAATCAGAGATTCGTACTGCTTGGAGACAAGTAATGCCAGGGGCACGATTAAACCACTGCCACTTGCGGATGGCACCGTCGACTTTAAACGTCCACCAAGCGTTCCTCGTTATGAGAATGAACGATCTCGCAAAAACACTGAGCACCCCACTCGCTAACAATGGTCTAGCACATTCTGTGGAGAAGAGTGACCTTGCTCACCAACCGTCCACATTTACCTGA
- the dnaB gene encoding replicative DNA helicase yields MSSNQGYDGLRTPPQDVEAEQSVLGAMLLSKDAIADCVEAMAGDDFYKPAHETIYEAVLDLYSRGEPADSVTVANYLTKTGDLSRVGGAAYLHTLISSVPTAANAGYYAAIVREQAVLRRLVEAGTRIVQMGYDAEGDTDEVVNSAQAEIYQVTERHTTEDYVILSEILGDVAQEIERNGDTDGMTAGVPSGFTEFDLLTNGFHPGTMIVIAARPGVGKSTLALDFMRSAAIHNGQAAVFFSLEMGKNELVMRLLSAESEIPLQNLRRGELSPHDWTTLAATESRINDAPLFVDDSPNMALTEIRAKCRRLKQQHDLKMVCVDYLQLMSSGKRVESRQQEVSEFSRSLKLLAKELEIPVIALSQLNRGSEQRTDKRPMISDLRESGSIEQDADMVLLIHRDDMYDKEHERAGEADIIVAKHRAGPTADISVAFQGAKSRFVNMPQ; encoded by the coding sequence TTGAGCAGCAATCAGGGGTATGACGGGCTGAGAACCCCGCCGCAGGACGTCGAGGCCGAGCAGAGCGTCCTCGGTGCAATGCTCCTGTCCAAGGACGCGATCGCCGACTGCGTCGAGGCCATGGCCGGCGATGACTTCTACAAGCCGGCTCACGAGACCATCTACGAAGCCGTCCTCGATCTCTACTCGCGAGGCGAACCCGCGGACTCGGTGACGGTGGCCAACTACCTCACGAAGACAGGTGATCTCTCCCGCGTCGGCGGCGCCGCCTACCTGCACACGCTCATCTCCTCCGTGCCGACAGCGGCGAACGCCGGTTACTATGCCGCGATCGTGCGCGAACAGGCGGTGCTGCGTCGCCTGGTCGAGGCCGGCACCCGCATCGTGCAGATGGGCTACGACGCCGAAGGCGACACCGATGAGGTCGTCAACTCGGCTCAGGCGGAGATCTACCAGGTCACCGAGCGCCATACCACCGAGGACTACGTCATCCTGTCCGAGATCCTCGGAGATGTCGCTCAGGAGATCGAACGCAATGGCGACACCGACGGTATGACTGCCGGTGTGCCGTCCGGATTCACCGAATTCGACCTGCTCACCAACGGCTTCCATCCGGGCACGATGATCGTCATCGCTGCTCGCCCAGGTGTCGGCAAGTCGACTCTGGCGCTGGACTTCATGCGCTCGGCGGCGATCCACAACGGCCAGGCTGCCGTGTTCTTCTCCTTGGAGATGGGCAAGAACGAACTCGTCATGCGTCTGCTGTCGGCGGAGTCGGAGATCCCCCTCCAGAATCTGCGCCGAGGTGAGCTGTCTCCGCATGATTGGACGACGTTGGCCGCGACGGAGTCCCGCATCAACGATGCGCCGCTGTTCGTCGACGATTCGCCGAACATGGCGCTGACCGAGATCCGCGCGAAGTGCCGTCGTCTCAAGCAGCAGCACGATCTCAAGATGGTCTGCGTCGACTACCTGCAGCTGATGAGCTCGGGCAAACGAGTCGAATCGCGTCAGCAGGAGGTCTCGGAATTCTCCCGTTCGCTCAAACTGCTGGCGAAGGAACTTGAGATCCCAGTCATTGCGCTCTCGCAGCTCAACCGCGGCAGTGAGCAGAGAACCGATAAGCGGCCGATGATCTCGGACTTGCGTGAGTCCGGTTCGATCGAGCAGGACGCCGATATGGTGCTGCTGATCCATCGTGATGACATGTACGACAAGGAACACGAACGCGCCGGAGAGGCCGACATCATCGTCGCCAAGCACCGTGCCGGTCCGACCGCGGACATCTCTGTGGCCTTCCAGGGTGCGAAGTCCCGGTTCGTCAACATGCCGCAGTAA
- a CDS encoding FtsX-like permease family protein — protein sequence MSTATRVVPLVLGRRTLSSSSSILVMSAFFACATLFLTVAAGAWMFFQAPAGPDPGMDGMYRFLASFATILLVIPASTLASASATLSARRQDERLSTMSLLGARRSSIVTLAVAEPLVPAICGIVLGVVGYLGLAWPVSLIHFMGRPIGYENMLMPAWLVGAVVVFLILVCIVAALVGLRKVAISPLGVRTKALERKFPVVQVVMAAIAILLLPVVVGLTRSGGFGVAVLLSGFIAVFVIGLLVVDLVGGLLIRWFAYLSGNRAQTPERLIAARLVSDEPKRFWRRVSGLAMTAFVAAVGGSGISLMQLGLDAADGPGSEMRDADRFLFQDIFTGVMLVMGISILLIAVSALINQVADIYDRADTFQDLYAAGMDPGTMQAAMVRAVMGPVIWVSLLAGGLGLVLVLPFAGAALVLRPSTFLTILASVAVGILIIRSGLQLAKPILVAVATAGRSRE from the coding sequence GTGTCAACAGCAACCCGAGTCGTCCCCCTCGTCCTGGGCCGCAGGACGCTGTCCTCATCGAGTTCGATCCTGGTGATGAGCGCCTTCTTCGCCTGTGCCACCCTGTTCCTCACCGTGGCCGCCGGGGCATGGATGTTCTTCCAGGCCCCGGCCGGTCCGGACCCGGGCATGGACGGCATGTACAGGTTCCTCGCGAGCTTCGCGACCATTCTGCTCGTCATCCCGGCGAGCACCCTGGCGTCGGCCTCGGCGACCCTGTCCGCCCGTCGACAGGATGAGCGCCTGTCCACGATGTCGCTGCTCGGGGCGAGGCGCTCGTCCATCGTCACCCTGGCTGTGGCCGAGCCGCTGGTGCCCGCGATCTGCGGGATCGTCCTCGGGGTGGTCGGCTACCTGGGACTGGCCTGGCCGGTGAGCCTCATCCACTTCATGGGCCGGCCCATCGGCTACGAGAACATGCTCATGCCGGCGTGGTTGGTGGGCGCCGTCGTCGTGTTCCTCATCCTTGTGTGCATCGTCGCTGCCCTGGTGGGGCTGCGCAAGGTTGCGATCTCGCCCCTGGGCGTGCGGACGAAGGCCCTGGAACGGAAGTTCCCGGTGGTCCAAGTGGTGATGGCAGCCATTGCGATCCTGCTCCTGCCAGTCGTCGTCGGATTGACGAGGAGCGGCGGTTTCGGGGTGGCCGTACTGCTCTCAGGCTTCATTGCGGTCTTTGTCATCGGTCTGCTCGTCGTCGACCTGGTCGGTGGGCTGCTGATCAGGTGGTTCGCCTATCTGAGTGGGAATCGCGCTCAGACTCCGGAACGGCTCATCGCCGCACGTCTGGTCTCCGACGAACCCAAACGCTTCTGGCGCCGAGTCTCCGGCCTGGCCATGACCGCGTTCGTTGCGGCCGTGGGTGGGTCCGGCATCTCCCTCATGCAGCTCGGTCTCGACGCCGCCGACGGACCTGGTTCAGAGATGCGGGACGCGGATCGGTTCCTCTTCCAGGACATCTTCACCGGCGTGATGCTGGTGATGGGCATCTCGATACTGCTCATCGCTGTATCCGCCCTGATCAACCAGGTCGCCGACATCTATGACCGAGCCGACACCTTCCAGGACCTCTATGCCGCCGGTATGGACCCGGGCACGATGCAAGCCGCCATGGTGCGTGCAGTGATGGGTCCGGTCATCTGGGTGTCTCTGCTGGCCGGTGGGCTCGGGCTGGTTCTGGTCCTGCCGTTCGCCGGTGCGGCCCTGGTGCTCAGACCGAGCACGTTCCTGACGATTCTCGCGTCAGTGGCCGTCGGTATTCTCATCATCAGATCGGGACTGCAGCTGGCGAAGCCGATCCTGGTGGCGGTGGCGACGGCAGGTCGTTCACGGGAGTGA
- a CDS encoding AMP-binding enzyme, with translation MNTGREKVYPSEVEEGLLDYPGVYDVAVFGLPDESLGEKVSPVVAVQSEASVTVQDLQARVGAELAGYNKPRVIRIRESLGRTPAGQLNHARAKELASDLMEPGPGEGEAAATKEEFRQGYSDGAESTETNVANRAGR, from the coding sequence ATCAATACAGGCAGGGAAAAGGTCTACCCCTCCGAAGTCGAAGAAGGACTGCTTGACTACCCCGGAGTATATGACGTCGCAGTGTTCGGCCTGCCAGACGAAAGTCTGGGTGAGAAAGTTTCGCCAGTCGTGGCAGTACAGAGCGAGGCGAGTGTCACGGTCCAGGATCTGCAGGCCCGGGTGGGTGCAGAACTCGCCGGATACAACAAGCCTCGAGTCATCAGAATCCGCGAGTCTCTGGGCCGGACGCCAGCGGGACAGCTCAATCATGCCCGTGCGAAGGAACTTGCTTCGGACCTCATGGAGCCAGGCCCAGGGGAGGGCGAAGCCGCCGCCACGAAGGAAGAGTTCAGACAGGGGTACAGCGACGGAGCTGAGTCAACCGAGACAAATGTCGCGAATCGGGCGGGTCGATGA
- a CDS encoding ABC transporter ATP-binding protein, with product MTNTQLPAIITSANVTKHYNQTYALAGVDLSIGLGESLAIMGPSGSGKTTLLHCLAGIIRPDEGNIRLLPTDRSAAAEVTSLKEKGRTALRREVFGFVFQQGLLLPELTAEDNVALAAMLSGMKRPDATKHARAWLQRLGLAEHLSKRIGQLSGGQAQRVAIARAQVTQPVVTFADEPTGALDSATSTEVLSELLASTSGRGSTLVVVTHDETVAARCSRIVRLADGRIVSDSPNQPQQVPNPQMPNPQAPNQQGPNQQMPNQQPAPTRYEAPEQYVQNAPYMQSNR from the coding sequence ATGACAAACACACAGCTTCCCGCGATCATCACATCGGCGAACGTCACCAAGCACTACAACCAGACCTACGCGCTCGCCGGAGTCGACCTGAGCATCGGCCTCGGCGAATCGTTGGCCATCATGGGTCCCTCCGGCTCCGGCAAGACAACCCTCCTGCACTGCCTGGCCGGCATCATCCGCCCTGATGAGGGCAACATTCGCCTCCTGCCCACCGACCGCAGCGCCGCCGCAGAGGTCACATCACTGAAGGAGAAGGGCCGCACCGCACTGCGCCGCGAGGTGTTCGGCTTCGTCTTCCAGCAGGGCCTGCTCCTGCCCGAACTCACCGCCGAGGACAATGTCGCGCTCGCCGCGATGCTCTCCGGCATGAAGCGCCCCGATGCGACTAAGCATGCTCGCGCCTGGCTGCAGCGCCTCGGTCTCGCCGAGCATCTGAGCAAACGAATCGGTCAGCTCTCCGGCGGACAGGCACAGCGCGTGGCCATCGCCCGCGCCCAGGTCACCCAGCCCGTGGTCACCTTCGCCGATGAGCCCACGGGCGCCCTGGATTCCGCCACCTCCACCGAGGTGCTCTCCGAACTCCTGGCGTCGACGTCCGGACGAGGATCCACCCTCGTCGTCGTCACCCACGATGAGACCGTCGCCGCCCGCTGCTCCCGCATCGTTCGCCTGGCCGACGGCCGGATCGTCTCCGACTCGCCGAATCAGCCCCAGCAGGTGCCCAACCCGCAGATGCCCAACCCGCAGGCTCCCAACCAGCAGGGGCCGAATCAGCAGATGCCCAACCAGCAGCCGGCACCGACCCGCTACGAAGCACCCGAGCAGTACGTCCAGAACGCTCCGTACATGCAGAGCAACCGGTGA
- a CDS encoding LysR family transcriptional regulator, with product MDLNLLRIFIAVYETRSLTEAANRLFLTQPAVSQALGRLRRSLDDSLFERSGRGMAPTPLAHSVYPELHESLLAIDRTLDAVHGFDPESSGHHFRIAMSELGEVGYFPALYSAVCDTAPNVTVEVVPIDMSQLSAWLSHGTIDLAISPMLPKGNFDQRLLKTENYVALMNQNNGLATGELTVAQLLDAERAIVAGDSGAPNLRAAFTRVGGGWEGAVTVHRFSSLPPLLSVCESLLAIVPESIADGWSTTWPLKWRPLPFDLPPAEISLLRRTTLQHTSALDWLHRTVLRALSGDPGEFSAIGASPQPEP from the coding sequence GTGGATCTAAATCTGCTGCGCATCTTCATCGCAGTGTATGAAACTCGGAGCCTCACAGAGGCGGCCAACCGACTGTTCCTCACCCAACCGGCAGTCAGTCAGGCATTGGGCAGGCTGAGACGCAGTCTGGATGATTCGCTGTTCGAGCGAAGCGGCAGAGGTATGGCTCCGACTCCCTTGGCACACAGCGTCTACCCTGAGCTCCACGAATCGTTGTTGGCCATCGATCGCACCTTGGACGCCGTGCACGGGTTCGATCCCGAGTCTTCGGGTCACCATTTCCGCATCGCGATGTCTGAGTTGGGTGAGGTTGGATACTTTCCCGCCCTCTACTCCGCAGTCTGCGACACCGCGCCGAACGTCACTGTGGAGGTCGTTCCCATAGACATGTCGCAACTGTCGGCTTGGCTCTCGCACGGCACCATCGATCTGGCCATCTCTCCGATGCTTCCGAAGGGTAACTTCGATCAGAGGCTCCTCAAGACCGAGAACTACGTCGCATTGATGAATCAGAACAACGGTTTGGCGACCGGTGAACTGACGGTGGCGCAGCTCTTGGACGCCGAGCGTGCGATCGTTGCCGGAGATTCGGGGGCACCGAACCTCCGAGCAGCATTCACTCGGGTGGGCGGCGGCTGGGAGGGAGCAGTGACCGTTCATCGATTCTCCTCGCTTCCGCCTCTGCTCAGTGTCTGTGAGAGTTTGTTGGCAATAGTTCCCGAGTCGATTGCCGATGGTTGGTCGACGACATGGCCGCTGAAATGGCGGCCACTGCCTTTCGACCTTCCACCTGCCGAGATTTCGTTGCTCAGGCGCACGACTCTGCAGCACACATCTGCATTGGATTGGTTACATCGAACCGTGTTGCGGGCTTTGAGCGGAGATCCCGGCGAGTTCTCCGCCATCGGCGCCTCGCCTCAGCCTGAACCGTGA
- a CDS encoding class III extradiol dioxygenase subunit beta: MAEITWGLATSHVPSIGAAMDNEKTEDELWKPLFDGYQPAREWMAEQKPDVAIVIYNDHANALGLEMIPTFSIGTAEHYDVADEGYGPRQVPNIVGDAELSEHILVNLVDEGFDMTVLQELDVDHGLTVPLSVYTPNPGDAWPCRVVPMLVNVLQYPQPTADRCLALGEALGRAIRSFPQDIKVAVFGTGGMSHQLSGERAGLINQEFDRNFLEKIETDPESLSQITRAEYVEQAGSEGIEMIMWLIMRGALGDNIRRVHDTYHVPASNTAAALALFAAEKSAEENTDAAIAQ; the protein is encoded by the coding sequence TTGGCTGAGATCACCTGGGGACTCGCAACGTCCCACGTACCCTCGATCGGTGCCGCAATGGACAATGAGAAGACGGAGGACGAACTGTGGAAGCCGCTCTTCGACGGCTACCAACCGGCCCGCGAATGGATGGCCGAGCAGAAGCCGGATGTGGCGATCGTGATCTACAACGACCATGCCAACGCCCTCGGCCTGGAGATGATCCCGACGTTCTCGATCGGAACAGCTGAACACTATGATGTGGCCGATGAAGGCTACGGACCGCGTCAGGTGCCGAATATCGTCGGCGACGCTGAACTCTCCGAGCACATCCTCGTCAACCTCGTGGACGAAGGATTCGACATGACTGTGCTGCAGGAACTCGACGTCGATCATGGGCTGACAGTTCCCCTCTCTGTCTATACTCCGAATCCCGGCGATGCCTGGCCCTGCAGGGTCGTGCCGATGCTCGTCAACGTCTTGCAGTACCCACAGCCGACGGCAGACCGCTGCCTGGCCCTCGGCGAAGCCCTCGGGCGTGCCATTCGCTCGTTCCCACAGGACATCAAGGTCGCCGTCTTCGGCACCGGAGGAATGTCCCACCAACTCTCCGGCGAGCGAGCGGGACTGATCAACCAGGAGTTCGACCGCAACTTCCTCGAGAAGATTGAAACCGACCCCGAATCGCTCTCCCAGATCACCCGCGCCGAATATGTCGAGCAGGCAGGTTCGGAAGGAATCGAGATGATCATGTGGCTGATCATGAGGGGTGCACTGGGCGACAACATTCGCCGAGTCCACGACACGTACCATGTGCCGGCTTCTAACACCGCGGCAGCATTGGCACTGTTCGCCGCCGAGAAATCGGCCGAAGAGAATACGGATGCTGCGATTGCGCAGTGA
- a CDS encoding protocatechuate 3,4-dioxygenase produces MSSYTPKVEGTHVYDTQMSRQGRALNKMLYSLKNPENRELFIADESAYCDKHGLSAEQKLAVLDRDWKKMTEIGGSIFYVIKLAAIDKKSMQDLGGVFTGMSTEQFKAELKAGGRNFG; encoded by the coding sequence GTGTCGTCCTACACCCCGAAGGTTGAAGGGACCCACGTCTACGACACTCAGATGAGTCGTCAGGGACGAGCCCTCAATAAAATGCTGTACTCACTCAAGAATCCAGAGAATCGCGAACTCTTCATCGCCGATGAGTCCGCGTACTGCGACAAACACGGCCTCAGTGCCGAACAGAAGCTGGCGGTCCTCGACCGCGATTGGAAGAAGATGACCGAGATCGGCGGTTCGATCTTCTACGTCATCAAGCTCGCTGCCATTGATAAGAAGTCGATGCAGGACCTCGGCGGAGTCTTCACCGGGATGAGCACAGAACAGTTCAAGGCTGAGCTGAAAGCAGGAGGACGGAATTTTGGCTGA